In the genome of Andrena cerasifolii isolate SP2316 chromosome 5, iyAndCera1_principal, whole genome shotgun sequence, one region contains:
- the Ge-1 gene encoding enhancer of mRNA-decapping protein 4 homolog Ge-1, with product MIKTGEDNLRHLHYQQTVAFSGQEDQHSVELYSTDVIVVPSPGGHNHGSSKVKLKNIVDFTWEHNFYPGQLLAVHMSGKYLAYGIKVGSGGGMVRVVYKELEQRALLRGMRAAIQDLAFAHVSNAILACVDYLGNLFIHTIESTPSELLCSLLLQVDAEDVSGTSHRVIWCPYIPEDVPSDGDEVSKLLVLTRGSKAELWSVNTITSRFRSIEATDPAVKENGGMLQIDQHSDTIIEATFSPDGTALATASFDGEVKFFQVYLHGNSYGNQAQPRCLHQWRPHGGRPISCLFFLDDHKTYHPDVQFWRFAITGCDNNTELKIWSCELWSCLQTIKFTPTPSTGKLPILKAGLDLSAGYLLLSDIYNKVLYILSLTKDSGEALASVRTISEFLLPYPILSFGIVDAGLRKIRPTGESLEDLCPCDEETEEQLVIRMYLVQPKSLQECHIAFKPASQVSGNCLMDTLTHDSLDYSEDLPELGTVNHNGISGENCEEDRSLSATIEAATNHNAGLNLMTPDAFSSPAKKENNELDSRPDSPELGKVLSASPSLAQAVQALNTADPPLATSELEEQAPASSGSSPSREVREILSLTKPDEEAETESKPEAANADDEDWRDISLDYFLGVNRLVMQETEGFTGKEDKRKKLKDEAKPTTHTAEDAENNWRTTNELNTLELVNKLESILEIIQDQRQELRELRTEVTRLRQETPISSRVESALARASQQQNATLEQTLYGQMARQREFLNTLETTIKDKIETTLPRIIEDTVEPLKDQLRLDSARMDELFKENLKELINSNYVQETLAAAASAAAKPALDVAFKETFANVLLPGMEKACQTMFRQVQDAFVRGTHEYLQNIDTITEKQYQQRNERQSEALSALVREELQTELNKGLTTLQEGTLRTIRDSVRDNLNQQLTEITNARSRATTPAIPVPAVADAQARVLSLLQRGQLNAAFQQALSASDLGLVVLVCEKTEPTRVFPSVGSQDPNSRCILQQPVILSLVQQLSADLGHRTELKHRWLEEAILNLDPNNPVTREHMGTVLMTLQSQLAGFLAANTNHNATRRMKMLAMAARALLNQHP from the exons ATGATCAAAACGGGAGAGGATAACCTAAGGCATCTCCACTATCAACAAACAGT AGCTTTCAGCGGGCAAGAGGATCAACACTCGGTAGAATTATATAGTACCGACGTTATCGTCGTACCTTCGCCTGGGGGACATAATCATGGTAGTTCTAAAGTAAAGCTGAAAAATATCGTCGATTTCACATGGGAACACAATTTTTATCCTGGCCAGTTGCTGGCCGTTCATATGTCCGGGAAATATTTGGCTTACGGGATAAAAG TTGGCAGCGGAGGCGGCATGGTAAGAGTCGTATACAAAGAGTTAGAGCAGAGAGCGCTATTGAGGGGGATGCGTGCCGCGATACAAGATCTGGCTTTCGCACATGTTTCAAATGCAATTTTAGCATGCGTCGACTATTTGGGAAATCTTTTTATACATACCATTGAGTCGACACCGTCTGAACTCTTGTGTAGTTTATtactgcaagtagacgcggagGATGTATCCGGAACTAGCCACCGCGTAATATGGTGCCCGTATATTCCCGAGGATGTGCCATCCGATGGAGACGAAGTGTCGAAACTTCTGGTTTTAACGCGTGGCTCGAAAGCAGAGTTGTGGTCAGTTAATACCATTACATCAAGATTCAGATCAATAGAG GCAACTGATCCAGCTGTAAAGGAAAATGGAGGCATGTTGCAAATCGATCAACATTCCGATACGATCATCGAAGCAACTTTTAGCCCAGATGGCACAGCCTTAGCTACAGCTAGCTTCGACGGAGAAGTGAAATTCTTCCAAGTTTACTTACATGGTAATTCTTATGGTAATCAAGCGCAACCCCGTTGTTTACACCAATGGAGACCACACGGCGGGCGGCCCATCTCCTGCTTGTTCTTCCTAGACGATCACAAAACGTACCATCCAGA CGTACAATTTTGGAGGTTCGCCATAACTGGATGCGACAATAATACAGAGTTAAAGATCTGGTCCTGCGAATTATGGTCCTGCTTACAAACCATTAAATTCACACCGACACCATCCACCGGCAAACTGCCGATATTGAAAGCAGGTTTAGATCTGAGTGCCGGGTATCTTTTATTGTCAGATATATACAATAAAGTTCTGTATATATTAAGTCTGACGAAAGATAGCGGCGAAGCGTTAGCGTCTGTAAGAACGATATCAGAGTTCCTTCTTCCGTACCCGATACTGAGCTTCGGGATTGTCGACGCCGGTCTACGAAAAATACGCCCCACAGGGGAATCGTTAGAAGATCTATGCCCTTGCGACGAAGAGACCGAAGAGCAACTCGTCATCCGGATGTACCTGGTCCAACCGAAGTCTTTGCAAGAGTGTCACATTGCTTTTAAGCCTGCTTCGCAAGTGAGTGGTAACTGCCTCATGGACACACTGACTCACGATTCGCTGGACTATTCTGAAGACCTGCCAGAACTGGGGACTGTTAATCACAATGGAATTTCAGGAGAGAATTGCGAAGAAGATCGTTCGTTGTCCGCTACGATCGAGGCAGCGACGAATCACAATGCCGGGCTGAATCTGATGACACCCGATGCATTCAGTTCGCCTGCCAAGAAAGAGAATAACGAATTAGATTCTCGCCCTGATAGTCCAGAGTTAGGTAAAGTGCTGTCTGCCAGCCCCTCTTTGGCGCAAGCAGTGCAAGCTCTAAACACAGCAGATCCCCCGTTAGCTACAAGCGAGCTAGAAGAGCAAGCCCCTGCTAGCAGCGGAAGTAGTCCATCCAGGGAAGTTCGAGAAATCCTTTCTCTCACTAAGCCAGATGAAGAAGCTGAAACAGAGAGCAAGCCAGAAGCCGCTAATGCTGACGACGAAGACTGGCGCGACATCTCACTCGATTACTTTTTAGGCGTAAACAGACTCGTGATGCAAGAGACCGAGGGATTTACAGGTAAGGAAGACAAGAGGAAAAAGTTGAAGGACGAAGCGAAACCGACGACGCATACCGCGGAGGATGCTGAGAACAATTGGCGAACAACGAACGAGTTGAATACGCTCGAATTAGTTAATAAGTTGGAATCCATTCTGGAAATAATTCAGGATCAACGGCAAGAATTGAGAGAATTACGCACAGAGGTGACTAGATTGCGGCAAGAGACGCCTATCTCGAGCCGAGTAGAGTCTGCTTTAGCGAGAGCTTCCCAACAGCAGAACGCGACGTTAGAGCAAACCCTGTACGGCCAAATGGCTCGTCAGCGCGAATTCCTCAACACACTTGAGACAACGATCAAGGATAAGATCGAGACAACCCTACCGCGTATAATCGAAGACACGGTGGAACCGCTGAAAGATCAGCTCAGATTGGATTCAGCGCGAATGGATGAACTTTTCAAAGAAAACTTAAAGGAACTAATCAACAGCAATTACGTGCAGGAGACGCTCGCTGCGGCAGCGTCGGCTGCTGCAAAACCAGCATTGGATGTGGCGTTCAAGGAAACCTTCGCGAATGTTCTGTTACCGGGCATGGAGAAAGCTTGCCAAACGATGTTCAGACAAGTGCAAGATGCCTTCGTCAGAGGTACTCACGAAT ACCTGCAAAATATCGATACCATTACCGAAAAGCAGTATCAGCAACGAAATGAGCGACAGAGCGAAGCGTTATCGGCCTTAGTTCGCGAGGAATTGCAGACTGAATTGAACAAAGGTCTAACTACTCTACAAGAAGGAACGTTACGTACAATTCGAGATTCCGTCAGGGATAATTTAAATCAACAGCTTACAGAGATTACGAATGCACG GTCCCGAGCTACCACTCCAGCTATACCAGTACCTGCAGTTGCCGATGCTCAAGCACGGGTACTGTCCCTTCTTCAACGGGGACAATTGAACGCTGCCTTCCAACAAGCTCTGAGTGCAAGTGACTTAGGTTTGGTGGTGCTAGTTTGTGAAAAAACAGAGCCTACCAGAGTATTTCCTTCTGTAGGGTCTCAGGATCCGAATTCAAGGTGTATCTTACAGCAACCTGTTATCCTTTCACTCGTGCAACAACTGTCTGCAGACTTAGGACACCGTACAGAGCTCAAGCATAG GTGGCTCGAAGAAGCAATATTAAACCTGGATCCTAATAATCCAGTTACACGTGAACATATGGGCACCGTGCTAATGACTTTACAAAGTCAGTTGGCTGGATTTCTAGCAGCTAATACAAATCACAATGCTACTCGACGTATGAAAATGTTAGCTATGGCCGCGCGCGCGCTTTTAAACCAACATCCGTGA